Proteins from one Strix aluco isolate bStrAlu1 chromosome 10, bStrAlu1.hap1, whole genome shotgun sequence genomic window:
- the RBMX gene encoding RNA-binding motif protein, X chromosome isoform X2 → MVEADRPGKLFIGGLNTETNEKALEAVFGKYGRIVEVLLMKDRETNKSRGFAFVTFESPADAKDAARDMNGKSLDGKAIKVEQATKPSFESGGRRGPPPPPRSRGPPRGLRGARGGSGARGPPSRGSHLGSSRGPLPMKRGPPPRSGGPPPKRSAPSGPVRSSSMGGRAPVSRGRDSYGGPPRREPMPSRRDVYMSPRDDGYSTKDGYSSRDYPSSRDTRDYAPPPRDYAYRDYGHSSSRDEYPSRGYSDRDGYGGGRDRDYSDHPSGGSYRDSYESYGNSRSAPPARGPPPSYGGSSRYDDYGSTRDGYGSRESYSSSRSDVYSSGRDRVGRQDRGLPPSMERGYPPPRDSYSSSSRGAPRGGGRGGSRSDRGGGRSRY, encoded by the exons ATGGTTGAAGCAGATCGTCCTGGGAAACTGTTCATTGGGGGCCTGAACACAGAGACAAATGAAAAAGCCCTCGAGGCTGTATTTGGCAAATATGGACGCATCGTGGAAG TCCTTTTGATGAAAGATCGTGAAACCAACAAGTCCAGAGGATTTGCGTTTGTCACATTTGAGAGTCCAGCAGATGCAAAAGATGCTGCCAGAGATATGAATGGAAAG TCATTAGATGGGAAGGCAATTAAAGTGGAACAAGCAACCAAGCCATCCTTTGAAAGTGGTGGTAGGCGTGGGCCGCCACCCCCTCCACGAAGCAGAGGTCCTCCCAGGGGCCTTAGAGGTGCAAGAGGCGGAAGTGGCGCGAGAGGACCACCTTCAAGAGGGAGTCACTTGG GGTCTTCTCGAGGGCCACTTCCCATGAAGAGAGGTCCACCTCCACGAAGTGGAGGCCCTCCACCTAAAAGATCTGCACCTTCAGGACCAGTGCGTAGCAGCAGTATGGGAGGAAGAG CTCCTGTGTCACGTGGAAGAGACAGTTACGGTGGTCCTCCACGCAGAGAACCAATGCCATCACGAAGAGATGTCTACATGTCTCCAAGAGATGATGGCTATAGCACTAAAGACGG TTACTCAAGCAGAGATTATCCCAGTTCCAGGGATACACGGGACTATGCACCACCTCCACGAGACTACGCATATCGTGATTATGGTCATTCCAGTTCACGTGATGAATACCCCTCTAGGGGATATAG TGATCGTGATGGATACGGTGGCGGACGTGACAGAGACTACTCGGATCATCCAAGTGGAGGCTCCTACAGAGATTCATATGAGAGTTATG GTAACTCACGTAGTGCTCCACCTGCACGAGGGCCCCCGCCATCTTATGGTGGAAGCAGTCGATATGATGATTACGGCAGCACACGAGATGGATATGGAAGCCGAGAAAGTTACTCAAGCAGCAGAAGTGATGTCTACTCAAGTGGCCGTGATCGTGTTGGAAGACAAGACAGGGGTCTTCCCCCATCCATGGAAAGGGGCTATCCACCTCCTCGTGATTCTTACAGTAGTTCAAGCCGCGGAGCCCCCAGAGGTGGTGGCCGTGGTGGAAGCAGATCCGATAGAGGTGGAGGCAGAAGCAGATACTAA
- the RBMX gene encoding RNA-binding motif protein, X chromosome isoform X1 gives MVEADRPGKLFIGGLNTETNEKALEAVFGKYGRIVEVLLMKDRETNKSRGFAFVTFESPADAKDAARDMNGKSLDGKAIKVEQATKPSFESGGRRGPPPPPRSRGPPRGLRGARGGSGARGPPSRGSHLGSSRGPLPMKRGPPPRSGGPPPKRSAPSGPVRSSSMGGRAPVSRGRDSYGGPPRREPMPSRRDVYMSPRDDGYSTKDGYSSRDYPSSRDTRDYAPPPRDYAYRDYGHSSSRDEYPSRGYSLSSYSDRDGYGGGRDRDYSDHPSGGSYRDSYESYGNSRSAPPARGPPPSYGGSSRYDDYGSTRDGYGSRESYSSSRSDVYSSGRDRVGRQDRGLPPSMERGYPPPRDSYSSSSRGAPRGGGRGGSRSDRGGGRSRY, from the exons ATGGTTGAAGCAGATCGTCCTGGGAAACTGTTCATTGGGGGCCTGAACACAGAGACAAATGAAAAAGCCCTCGAGGCTGTATTTGGCAAATATGGACGCATCGTGGAAG TCCTTTTGATGAAAGATCGTGAAACCAACAAGTCCAGAGGATTTGCGTTTGTCACATTTGAGAGTCCAGCAGATGCAAAAGATGCTGCCAGAGATATGAATGGAAAG TCATTAGATGGGAAGGCAATTAAAGTGGAACAAGCAACCAAGCCATCCTTTGAAAGTGGTGGTAGGCGTGGGCCGCCACCCCCTCCACGAAGCAGAGGTCCTCCCAGGGGCCTTAGAGGTGCAAGAGGCGGAAGTGGCGCGAGAGGACCACCTTCAAGAGGGAGTCACTTGG GGTCTTCTCGAGGGCCACTTCCCATGAAGAGAGGTCCACCTCCACGAAGTGGAGGCCCTCCACCTAAAAGATCTGCACCTTCAGGACCAGTGCGTAGCAGCAGTATGGGAGGAAGAG CTCCTGTGTCACGTGGAAGAGACAGTTACGGTGGTCCTCCACGCAGAGAACCAATGCCATCACGAAGAGATGTCTACATGTCTCCAAGAGATGATGGCTATAGCACTAAAGACGG TTACTCAAGCAGAGATTATCCCAGTTCCAGGGATACACGGGACTATGCACCACCTCCACGAGACTACGCATATCGTGATTATGGTCATTCCAGTTCACGTGATGAATACCCCTCTAGGGGATATAG TCTTTCCTCCTATAGTGATCGTGATGGATACGGTGGCGGACGTGACAGAGACTACTCGGATCATCCAAGTGGAGGCTCCTACAGAGATTCATATGAGAGTTATG GTAACTCACGTAGTGCTCCACCTGCACGAGGGCCCCCGCCATCTTATGGTGGAAGCAGTCGATATGATGATTACGGCAGCACACGAGATGGATATGGAAGCCGAGAAAGTTACTCAAGCAGCAGAAGTGATGTCTACTCAAGTGGCCGTGATCGTGTTGGAAGACAAGACAGGGGTCTTCCCCCATCCATGGAAAGGGGCTATCCACCTCCTCGTGATTCTTACAGTAGTTCAAGCCGCGGAGCCCCCAGAGGTGGTGGCCGTGGTGGAAGCAGATCCGATAGAGGTGGAGGCAGAAGCAGATACTAA